ACGCGTTCACCCGCCCGACAGGACCCTGACCAGGTCTTCCGCGGTGCGGCAGCGGTCCAGGAGCTCCTTGACGTGATTACGCGTTCCGCGAAGCGGTTCCAGGGTTGGGACGCGCTGCAGCGAGTCCCGGCCCGGCAGATCGAAGATCACCGAGTCCCAGGAGGCCGCCGCGACGTCGTCCGCGTACTGCTCCAGGCAGCGGCCGCGGAAGTAGGCGCGGGTGTCCTCCGGCGGCACCGTACGGGCCCGCTCGACGTCCGCGTCGGTCAGCAGCCGCTTCATGCGCCCGCGGGCCACCAGACGGTTGTACAGGCCCTTCTCGGGCCGTACATCGGCGTACTGGAGGTCGACCAGGTGCAGTCGCGGCGCGTCCCAGTCGAGGCTGTCCCGGCGCCGGTAGCCCTCCATGAGCTCCCGCTTGGCGACCCAGTCCAGCTCTCCGGCCAGACTCATCGGGTCGTGCTCCAGACGGGTGAGGGTGTCCTCCCAGCGGGACAGGACGTCCTTGGTCTGGTCGTCGGCGTCGGCCCCGAACCGCTCCTCCACGTACTTGCGCGCCAGCTCGTAGTACTCCATCTGCAGCTGGACCGCCGTGAGCGTACGGCCGCTGCGGAGCTTGACCAGGCGCTTCAGGGACGGGTCGTGCGAGACCTGGTGGAGCGTGCGGACGGGCTGGTCGACGGCCAGGTCGACGGCGATGAAACCGTCCTCGATCATCGACAGCACCAGCGAGGTCGTGCCCAGCTTGAGGTAGGTCGAGATCTCCGAGAGGTTCGCGTCGCCGATGATCACGTGCAGGCGCCGGTACTTCTCGGCGTCCGCGTGCGGCTCGTCGCGGGTGTTGATGATCGGGCGCTTGAGCGTCGTCTCGAGGCCGACCTCGACCTCGAAGTAGTCGGCCCGCTGGCTGAGCTGGAAGCCGTGCTCGTGTCCGTCCTGGCCGATGCCGACGCGGCCCGCTCCGGCGAAGACCTGACGGGAGACGAAGAACGGCGTCAGGTGGCGCACGATGTCCGAG
This is a stretch of genomic DNA from Streptomyces hawaiiensis. It encodes these proteins:
- the dop gene encoding depupylase/deamidase Dop, which encodes MTVRRVMGIETEYGISVPGHPNANAMLTSSQIVNAYAAAMHRARRARWDFEEENPLRDARGFDLAREAADSSQLTDEDIGLANVILTNGARLYVDHAHPEYSSPEVTNPRDAVLWDKAGERIMAEAAERAAQLPGAQPIHLYKNNTDNKGASYGTHENYLMKRETPFSDIVRHLTPFFVSRQVFAGAGRVGIGQDGHEHGFQLSQRADYFEVEVGLETTLKRPIINTRDEPHADAEKYRRLHVIIGDANLSEISTYLKLGTTSLVLSMIEDGFIAVDLAVDQPVRTLHQVSHDPSLKRLVKLRSGRTLTAVQLQMEYYELARKYVEERFGADADDQTKDVLSRWEDTLTRLEHDPMSLAGELDWVAKRELMEGYRRRDSLDWDAPRLHLVDLQYADVRPEKGLYNRLVARGRMKRLLTDADVERARTVPPEDTRAYFRGRCLEQYADDVAAASWDSVIFDLPGRDSLQRVPTLEPLRGTRNHVKELLDRCRTAEDLVRVLSGG